The following coding sequences lie in one Flavobacteriales bacterium genomic window:
- the rfaD gene encoding ADP-glyceromanno-heptose 6-epimerase, whose product MIIVTGAAGFIASCLVSKLNQEGYKDIVLVDDFSNPEKNKNFEGKTYTQKVDREEFIPWLEENQQLVQFIFHIGARTDTTEFDTKIFDKLNLNYTKDIWNLCVKHGLPLVYASSAATYGLGEFGYDDNHDIVNKLKPLNPYGDSKNDFDKWALAQEKQPYFWAGLKFFNVYGPNEYHKGRMASVIFHAFNQINQTGAMKLFASHNPDFKDGEQLRDFVYVKDVVNVCMFLLEHRKNSGLYNLGSGKARTFLDLVKNTFKAMGKEPNISFVPTPEDIRDKYQYFTEANMNKLKGIGYNKPFHTLEEGVEDYVKNYLVSGKNY is encoded by the coding sequence ATGATAATAGTAACAGGTGCAGCAGGTTTTATTGCAAGTTGTTTAGTAAGTAAGCTAAATCAAGAAGGTTATAAAGACATTGTTTTAGTTGATGATTTTTCTAACCCTGAAAAAAACAAAAATTTTGAAGGCAAGACCTATACTCAAAAAGTTGACAGAGAAGAATTCATTCCTTGGTTAGAAGAAAACCAACAATTGGTTCAGTTTATTTTTCATATTGGAGCCAGAACCGATACCACCGAATTTGACACCAAAATATTTGATAAACTAAACTTAAACTACACCAAAGACATTTGGAATTTGTGTGTAAAACATGGTTTGCCATTAGTTTATGCTTCATCTGCTGCAACTTATGGTTTAGGTGAGTTTGGTTACGACGACAACCACGATATTGTAAACAAACTAAAACCTTTAAACCCTTACGGAGATTCTAAAAACGATTTCGACAAGTGGGCTTTAGCACAAGAAAAACAGCCTTATTTCTGGGCTGGTTTAAAGTTTTTTAATGTATATGGACCTAACGAATACCATAAAGGTAGAATGGCATCGGTTATTTTTCATGCTTTTAATCAAATAAACCAGACTGGAGCAATGAAATTGTTTGCTTCGCACAACCCTGATTTTAAAGATGGTGAACAACTACGTGACTTTGTTTACGTTAAAGATGTAGTAAATGTGTGTATGTTTTTATTGGAACATAGAAAAAACTCAGGATTGTACAACTTAGGTTCAGGTAAAGCGCGTACTTTTTTAGACTTGGTAAAAAACACCTTTAAAGCAATGGGAAAAGAGCCAAACATTAGTTTTGTACCAACGCCAGAAGACATTCGTGATAAGTACCAATACTTTACCGAAGCCAACATGAACAAACTAAAAGGAATTGGTTACAATAAACCTTTTCATACATTGGAAGAAGGCGTTGAGGATTATGTGAAGAATTATTTAGTTTCGGGAAAAAATTATTAA
- a CDS encoding 1,4-dihydroxy-6-naphthoate synthase yields the protein MSNKLTIGFSPCPNDTFIFDALVHHKIDTEGLDFEVYLGDVEDLNQKAFNNELDITKLSYHAYGYLTENYVLLDAGSALGKGCGPLLISKPTTHHTSHTTLKIAIPGKYTTANFLLSIAHPEATNKVEMLFSDIENAVLTGKVDAGLIIHENRFTYQEKGLEKIIDLGEYWEQTTGNLIPLGGIVIKRHLPVETIQKVNKLLRKSIEYAFENPESPLEYMQCNAQEMDKKVMMQHVELYVNKYSVDLGIEGKSAITKMFNLAQEKGIIPNIVNPLFVNG from the coding sequence ATGAGCAATAAATTAACCATAGGTTTTTCCCCTTGCCCTAACGACACCTTTATTTTTGATGCATTAGTCCATCATAAAATAGATACAGAAGGGTTAGATTTTGAAGTTTATTTAGGCGATGTGGAAGACTTGAATCAAAAGGCTTTTAATAACGAATTAGACATCACCAAACTAAGCTATCACGCCTATGGATATTTAACCGAAAACTATGTATTACTAGATGCTGGAAGTGCTTTAGGAAAAGGTTGTGGTCCATTACTGATTTCCAAACCCACCACACACCACACTTCACACACCACACTAAAAATAGCTATTCCAGGAAAATACACCACTGCTAATTTCTTGTTGAGTATCGCTCATCCCGAAGCTACTAATAAAGTAGAAATGTTGTTTTCTGACATTGAAAATGCTGTGCTAACAGGCAAAGTTGATGCTGGATTAATTATCCATGAAAACAGGTTTACGTATCAAGAAAAAGGATTGGAAAAAATAATAGATTTAGGCGAATATTGGGAGCAAACAACCGGAAATTTAATTCCATTAGGAGGCATTGTAATAAAGCGACATTTACCAGTAGAAACCATTCAAAAAGTAAATAAATTACTTCGTAAAAGCATCGAATACGCTTTTGAAAACCCTGAGTCTCCATTAGAGTATATGCAATGTAATGCTCAAGAAATGGACAAAAAAGTGATGATGCAACATGTTGAGTTATATGTCAATAAATACTCTGTAGATTTAGGTATTGAAGGTAAATCAGCCATTACAAAAATGTTTAATTTAGCACAAGAAAAAGGGATTATTCCAAACATTGTAAATCCGTTATTTGTTAATGGTTAA
- the bioD gene encoding dethiobiotin synthase has translation MKKYFITGIGTNIGKTVVSAILTEALEADYWKPIQSGDLDTSDSLKVQNLISNQKTIIHPEAYRLNQPMSPHAAAKLDKVTIDLNNIILPKTQNNLIIEGAGGLMVPLNDKDLIIDLIAKLDAEVILVSQNYLGSINHTLLSIESLKARKLKVKGIIFNGEENKETESFILNYTKVQFLGRIQQHQEITKEMVLSYKNQIGL, from the coding sequence ATGAAGAAATATTTTATAACAGGAATAGGAACCAACATTGGTAAAACCGTGGTTTCAGCCATTTTAACCGAAGCGTTAGAAGCTGACTATTGGAAACCAATACAATCGGGAGATTTGGATACTTCTGATAGTTTAAAGGTTCAGAATTTGATTTCTAATCAGAAAACTATCATTCATCCCGAAGCTTATCGTTTAAATCAGCCCATGTCGCCACACGCTGCTGCAAAATTGGATAAAGTTACTATTGATTTGAATAATATTATTTTACCAAAAACTCAAAACAACCTTATTATTGAAGGTGCTGGAGGATTAATGGTTCCATTAAATGATAAAGATTTAATTATTGATTTGATTGCAAAATTAGATGCTGAAGTTATTTTGGTTTCTCAAAATTATTTGGGTAGTATTAACCATACTTTACTTAGTATAGAAAGTTTGAAAGCGAGAAAGTTAAAAGTAAAAGGAATTATCTTTAACGGTGAAGAAAACAAAGAGACTGAATCTTTTATTTTAAATTATACTAAGGTGCAATTTCTTGGTAGAATACAACAACACCAAGAAATTACGAAAGAAATGGTATTGAGTTACAAAAATCAAATCGGTCTATAA
- a CDS encoding pyridoxal phosphate-dependent aminotransferase family protein encodes MKDQLQHIQQQLDKRKKENAFRELKTNQQLVDFCSNDYLGFAKESAIHQLNHHFENYGATGSRLISGNHVITEEVENYLANFYKTEAALIFNSGYNANVGLFQCLPLRTDTIIYDEYIHASIRDGIKLSNAKNFSFEHNNLDALENKLKQASGLIYIVVESIYSMDGDQAPLQEITQLCKKYNAALIVDEAHAVGIFGNGLGLVAELNLENNVFARVITFGKAFGGHGAAVLGSKSLKEYLINYSRAFIYTTALPLTNILTIKNAHEFLLQHLSRIDELKELIHYFKNSSLTTRHSSPSSFSAIHCLIIPGNTEVKQLAKKIQIHGFDVRPILSPTVPKGKERLRICLHSFNTKEQIDQLIKVINKEK; translated from the coding sequence TTGAAAGATCAGCTTCAACATATTCAACAACAGCTTGATAAACGAAAAAAAGAGAATGCTTTTCGTGAACTAAAAACGAATCAACAGTTGGTTGATTTTTGTTCTAACGATTATTTGGGTTTCGCGAAAGAATCGGCTATACATCAACTCAATCATCATTTCGAAAATTATGGTGCAACAGGTTCTCGATTAATTTCTGGTAACCATGTCATTACCGAAGAAGTTGAAAATTATTTAGCAAACTTCTACAAAACAGAAGCTGCTTTAATTTTTAACTCGGGTTACAATGCCAATGTGGGGTTGTTCCAATGTTTACCACTACGAACCGACACTATTATTTACGATGAATACATTCATGCTTCTATTCGTGATGGTATAAAATTGAGCAATGCCAAAAATTTTTCGTTTGAACACAATAATTTAGATGCTCTTGAAAACAAGTTAAAACAAGCCTCAGGCCTAATTTATATTGTAGTTGAATCCATTTACTCTATGGATGGCGACCAAGCACCACTTCAAGAAATTACTCAACTTTGTAAAAAATACAACGCAGCTTTAATAGTTGACGAAGCTCATGCTGTTGGTATTTTCGGGAATGGTTTAGGGTTAGTTGCTGAACTAAATTTAGAAAACAATGTTTTTGCACGAGTAATAACATTTGGAAAAGCTTTTGGCGGACATGGTGCTGCTGTGCTTGGAAGCAAATCATTAAAAGAATATTTAATCAATTATTCAAGAGCATTTATTTATACCACTGCCCTACCTTTAACTAATATTTTAACCATAAAAAATGCTCACGAATTTTTACTTCAACACCTTTCAAGAATTGATGAATTGAAGGAGTTAATCCACTATTTCAAAAACTCATCACTCACTACACGTCACTCATCACCCAGTTCATTTAGTGCTATTCATTGCCTCATTATCCCTGGCAACACCGAAGTGAAACAACTAGCCAAAAAAATTCAAATACATGGTTTTGATGTTCGCCCTATTTTATCGCCAACAGTTCCAAAAGGAAAAGAACGTTTAAGAATTTGCTTGCATAGCTTCAATACCAAAGAGCAGATAGATCAACTAATTAAAGTGATAAATAAGGAAAAATGA
- the bioB gene encoding biotin synthase BioB: protein MAEIRSNWTKEEILNIYNKPLMELIYDAAKVHREYHDPLKIQVSKLISIKTGGCPEDCGYCPQAARYHTNIEKNNLMPLDEVLAKAEAAKATGSSRVCMGAAWRNVQDGEDFDQVIEMVKGLSAMNMEVCCTLGMVTENQATRLAEAGLHYYNHNIDTSEEYYKEVISTRGFNDRIKTLENVRKSSLKVCSGGIIGMGETVNDRIGMLMGLLKLSEAPESIPINALVPVEGTPLEEQEIVPIWDVVRMIATTRIVFPKSTVRLSAGRTQMSKEGQALCFMAGASSIFAGDKLLTTPNPGDNEDMQLFSLLGLTPTEKQKDNTGKVKIRKDQPILRQAQDDSNIDVEKWSRPGHVIERNVQATEKGKEARKVLKENSPS, encoded by the coding sequence TAAAAATTCAAGTAAGTAAATTAATTTCGATAAAAACAGGTGGTTGCCCTGAAGATTGTGGTTATTGTCCGCAAGCTGCACGTTACCACACCAACATAGAAAAAAACAATTTAATGCCTCTGGATGAAGTTTTAGCGAAAGCTGAAGCTGCAAAAGCTACTGGTTCATCGAGAGTTTGTATGGGTGCTGCTTGGAGAAATGTTCAAGATGGAGAAGATTTTGACCAAGTAATTGAAATGGTAAAAGGATTAAGTGCAATGAATATGGAAGTTTGTTGTACTCTTGGTATGGTTACCGAAAATCAAGCAACACGTTTAGCAGAAGCTGGATTGCATTACTATAACCACAACATTGACACATCAGAAGAATATTATAAAGAAGTTATTTCTACACGTGGTTTTAACGACAGAATAAAAACATTAGAAAACGTACGTAAAAGCTCATTAAAAGTGTGTTCAGGTGGTATTATTGGTATGGGCGAAACCGTTAACGACCGAATTGGTATGTTAATGGGTTTATTAAAATTAAGCGAAGCACCTGAATCTATTCCAATCAATGCGTTGGTTCCAGTTGAAGGAACACCTTTAGAAGAACAAGAAATTGTGCCGATTTGGGACGTGGTTAGAATGATAGCTACCACTCGTATTGTTTTCCCAAAAAGTACCGTACGTTTATCAGCAGGAAGAACACAAATGAGTAAAGAAGGACAAGCTCTGTGCTTTATGGCAGGTGCAAGTTCAATTTTTGCAGGAGACAAATTGTTAACGACTCCTAACCCAGGCGACAATGAAGATATGCAGTTGTTTAGTTTGTTAGGCTTAACTCCTACTGAAAAACAAAAAGACAATACTGGTAAAGTAAAAATTAGAAAAGACCAACCTATCCTTCGACAAGCTCAGGATGACAGCAATATTGATGTCGAAAAATGGAGCAGACCGGGACACGTTATTGAACGTAATGTACAAGCAACGGAAAAAGGAAAAGAAGCGAGAAAGGTTTTGAAAGAGAATAGCCCCTCTTAA